The following are from one region of the Streptomyces tuirus genome:
- a CDS encoding branched-chain amino acid transaminase has product MPLTATPLIWMDGELVPWDDAKVHVLTPSLHYGWGVYEGIRAYATDSGPAVFRLREHMARLRNSARVYMMQLRWTDEELVMAVLDLVRNSGHDSCYIRPLAYLGYGEMGVAPQLDAVRMSIAVWPWGSYLGDKAETEGCRLIVSNWQRNSHQTVPPLAKATGAYVNSALAKVGAQRAGYDDALMLTATGHIAEASAANLFLVRDGALITPPVSDGILPGITRDSVITMARDLGLEVTERSIPRSEVYIADEAFLTGTAAEVVPVASVDERPMGARGVGPVTKQLRELFRDVVAGRHEQYARWLERV; this is encoded by the coding sequence ATGCCACTGACCGCGACCCCGCTCATCTGGATGGACGGCGAACTGGTTCCCTGGGACGACGCCAAGGTGCACGTGCTCACTCCGAGCCTGCACTACGGATGGGGCGTCTACGAGGGCATCCGCGCCTACGCCACCGACTCCGGCCCGGCCGTGTTCCGGCTGCGCGAGCACATGGCCCGCCTGCGCAACTCCGCCCGGGTCTACATGATGCAACTGCGCTGGACCGACGAGGAGTTGGTCATGGCGGTGCTTGACCTGGTCAGAAACAGCGGCCACGACTCCTGCTACATCCGTCCCCTCGCCTACCTCGGCTACGGCGAGATGGGCGTCGCACCTCAGCTCGACGCGGTGCGGATGTCGATCGCGGTGTGGCCGTGGGGGTCGTATCTCGGAGACAAGGCCGAGACAGAGGGCTGCCGCCTCATCGTCAGCAACTGGCAGCGCAACTCGCACCAGACCGTTCCGCCGCTGGCCAAGGCCACGGGCGCCTACGTCAACAGCGCACTCGCCAAGGTCGGCGCGCAGCGCGCCGGTTACGACGACGCGCTGATGCTGACGGCGACCGGGCACATCGCGGAGGCTTCCGCCGCCAACCTGTTCCTGGTGCGCGACGGTGCCCTGATCACCCCGCCCGTCAGCGACGGCATCCTGCCCGGCATCACCCGCGACAGCGTCATCACCATGGCGCGCGACCTGGGCCTGGAGGTGACTGAGCGGAGCATTCCGCGCAGCGAGGTCTACATCGCGGACGAGGCGTTCCTGACCGGCACCGCCGCCGAAGTCGTGCCGGTCGCCTCGGTGGACGAGCGGCCGATGGGCGCCAGAGGCGTCGGACCGGTCACCAAGCAGCTTCGTGAACTGTTCCGGGACGTGGTCGCCGGCCGGCACGAGCAGTATGCGCGCTGGCTGGAGCGGGTGTGA